A single window of Pseudomonas lijiangensis DNA harbors:
- a CDS encoding ABC transporter permease, which translates to MTGQSGEFRPNMVALNTIVYREVRRFMRIWPQTLLPPAITMVLYFVIFGNLIGRQIGDMGGFTYMQYIVPGLIMMSVITNSYGNVVSSFFGAKFQHSIEELMVSPVSPHTILVGYTLGGVLRGLMVGFIVTLLSMFFTDLQVHHLGVTIVVVVLTATIFSLLGFINAVFARNFDDISIIPTFVLTPLTYLGGVFYSISLLPPFWQTVSLANPVLHMVNAFRYGILGVSDIRISIALAFMVVATVVLYIGCARLLVSGRGMRQ; encoded by the coding sequence ATGACCGGCCAGAGCGGTGAATTTCGTCCCAACATGGTTGCACTGAACACCATCGTCTATCGCGAAGTCCGGCGTTTCATGCGGATCTGGCCTCAGACCCTGCTGCCGCCAGCGATCACCATGGTTCTGTACTTCGTGATCTTCGGCAACCTGATCGGCCGACAGATCGGCGACATGGGCGGCTTCACGTACATGCAGTACATCGTGCCGGGCCTGATCATGATGTCGGTGATCACCAACTCCTATGGCAACGTGGTGTCGAGCTTCTTCGGTGCCAAGTTCCAGCACTCCATCGAAGAACTGATGGTCTCGCCGGTTTCCCCGCATACCATTCTGGTGGGTTACACCCTGGGTGGTGTCTTGCGCGGCCTGATGGTCGGGTTCATCGTGACCCTGCTGTCGATGTTTTTCACCGACCTGCAAGTGCATCACCTGGGTGTGACGATTGTGGTGGTCGTGCTGACGGCAACGATTTTCTCGCTGCTGGGCTTCATCAACGCCGTCTTTGCGCGCAACTTCGACGATATCTCGATTATCCCGACTTTCGTGCTGACGCCTTTGACCTACCTGGGTGGCGTGTTCTACTCCATCAGCCTGCTGCCGCCGTTCTGGCAGACCGTCTCGCTGGCCAACCCGGTGCTGCATATGGTCAATGCCTTCCGTTACGGCATTCTGGGTGTCTCTGATATCCGGATCAGCATCGCCCTGGCTTTCATGGTTGTGGCGACCGTGGTGCTGTACATCGGCTGCGCCCGCCTGCTGGTGAGTGGCCGGGGTATGAGGCAGTAA
- a CDS encoding ABC transporter ATP-binding protein, with protein MSSALSIRQLTKTYGNGFQALSGIDLDVAEGDFFALLGPNGAGKSTTIGIISTLVNKTSGTVNIFGHDLDREPAALKRSIGVVPQEFNFNQFEKTFDIVVTQAGYYGIPMKIAKERAEKYLTQLGLWDKRDVPSRSLSGGMKRRLMIARALIHEPRLLILDEPTAGVDIELRRSMWTFLTELNQKGITIILTTHYLEEAEQLCRNIGIIDHGVIVQNMGMKQLLNTLSVETFVLDLKNAYQSAPQLIGYPCKLLDSHTLEVQVDKSVGITALFSQLALQNIEVLSLRNKSNRLEELFVSLVEKNLAKVAL; from the coding sequence ATGAGTTCTGCTCTGTCCATCCGGCAGCTAACCAAAACCTACGGCAACGGTTTCCAGGCCCTGAGTGGTATTGATCTGGACGTCGCCGAAGGTGATTTCTTCGCTTTGCTCGGCCCTAACGGTGCTGGCAAATCCACAACCATCGGCATCATCTCGACCCTGGTCAACAAGACCAGTGGCACCGTGAACATCTTTGGTCACGACCTGGACCGCGAGCCGGCCGCGCTCAAGCGTTCCATTGGCGTGGTGCCTCAGGAGTTCAACTTCAACCAGTTTGAAAAGACCTTCGATATTGTCGTGACTCAGGCCGGTTACTACGGCATCCCGATGAAAATCGCCAAGGAGCGTGCCGAGAAGTACCTGACTCAGTTGGGGCTCTGGGACAAGCGTGATGTGCCTTCGCGTTCGTTGTCCGGTGGCATGAAGCGTCGCCTGATGATTGCTCGTGCGCTGATCCACGAGCCGCGCCTGTTGATCCTCGACGAGCCGACCGCAGGTGTGGATATCGAACTGCGTCGTTCGATGTGGACCTTTCTGACTGAGTTGAACCAGAAAGGCATCACCATCATCCTCACCACGCACTATCTGGAAGAGGCCGAGCAGTTGTGCCGCAACATCGGCATCATCGACCACGGCGTGATTGTCCAGAACATGGGCATGAAGCAGTTGCTCAACACCCTGAGCGTCGAAACCTTCGTGCTGGATCTGAAGAATGCCTACCAGAGCGCGCCGCAACTGATCGGCTATCCCTGCAAGCTGCTGGACAGCCATACTCTGGAAGTCCAGGTGGACAAGAGCGTCGGTATCACCGCCTTGTTCAGCCAGCTGGCCCTGCAGAACATCGAAGTGCTGAGCCTGCGTAACAAATCCAACCGACTTGAGGAGCTGTTTGTGTCACTGGTTGAAAAGAATCTGGCGAAGGTGGCTCTATGA
- a CDS encoding glutathione S-transferase family protein, translating into MLKIWGRKNSSNVRKALWIAEEVGVPYETRDAGGAFGLVDGAEYRAKNPNGRIPMIEDGDFVLWESNAIVRYLAAQHASGTSLYPDDLKARAQADKWMDWATSTIAVPFSPVFWGVVRTPAEKQDWDKIKAGIQTLHSLLKVADEALSRQPYLSGEVFGMGDIPLGCFAYGWFEMPIERPELPHLKAWYERLKTRPAYQKAVMTPLT; encoded by the coding sequence ATGCTCAAGATCTGGGGACGCAAGAATTCCAGCAACGTGCGCAAGGCACTATGGATTGCCGAAGAAGTGGGTGTGCCTTACGAAACCCGCGATGCAGGTGGTGCTTTCGGGCTGGTGGACGGGGCCGAATACCGGGCCAAGAATCCCAATGGTCGTATTCCCATGATCGAGGACGGCGATTTCGTGCTCTGGGAATCCAATGCCATCGTGCGCTATCTGGCCGCCCAACATGCATCCGGCACGTCTTTGTATCCAGACGACCTCAAGGCCCGTGCCCAGGCCGATAAATGGATGGACTGGGCCACGTCGACCATTGCCGTTCCTTTCAGTCCGGTGTTCTGGGGCGTGGTTCGCACACCCGCCGAAAAACAGGACTGGGACAAGATCAAGGCAGGCATCCAGACCTTGCACAGCCTGTTGAAAGTGGCTGACGAGGCACTGTCCCGCCAGCCATATCTGTCTGGCGAAGTGTTCGGCATGGGCGATATCCCGTTGGGCTGCTTTGCCTACGGCTGGTTTGAAATGCCGATTGAACGTCCCGAGTTGCCTCACCTCAAAGCCTGGTATGAGCGCCTGAAGACGCGACCGGCTTATCAGAAGGCGGTCATGACCCCCTTGACCTGA
- a CDS encoding acyl-CoA dehydrogenase has translation MLLLWIVVLVVGIAWLAHRRTEPLPALGIVAVYLLAMGIFSHTPGWLLTIFWVLWLAVMLPLALPDLRRRYFTAPMFAWFQKVLPPMSETERDAIDAGTVWWDGELFSGRPDWDKLLAYPKARLTEEEQAFIDGPTEELCAMVSDWEIGQAMDLPPEAWAHIKEHGFFALIIPKEYGGKGFSAYAHSQVAMKLATRSGDLASTVMVPNSLGPAELLLHYGTDEQRNHYLPRLARGEDIPCFALTGPLAGSDAGAMPDTGIICKGQWQGEEVIGLRLNWEKRYITLGPVATLLGLAFKAHDPEHLLGDEEDLGISLALIPTDTPGVEIGRRHLPLGAAFMNGPNSGKDVFIPLSYLIGGQEMLGKGWMMLMNCLSVGRSISLPAVGTGAAKYTSLVTGQYAQVREQFNVPLSAFEGIQEALARIGGNAWLMDSARILTANAVDLGEKPSVLSAILKYHLTERGRECISHSMDVHGGKGIIMGPNNYLGRNWQGAPIFITVEGANILSRNLMIFGQGAIRCHPFVLKEMALAGREDKDNALAEFDTLLLKHIGFAVSNAASTLVLNLGLGHFERAPGDSLSQGYFRALNRQAAAFALLADLSMMLLGGELKRRERLSARLGDVLSHLYLGSAALKRYYDQHSPEHLRPLLRWAMEESLGQSERALDELLSNFPNRLLGGLLRVVVFPFGRRHKGPSDKLGAEVAQVLGRDKGDATLEELLAGCYRPQAEGDPVAALQQACDLLSEAQPLHKKLQKAVKGGQVKPEPGENIIDAALRLGVLMPSEAQSLKTAEAARRKVIDVDDFDKEQLTLAPGKTR, from the coding sequence ATGCTGTTGCTGTGGATTGTTGTTCTGGTGGTCGGCATTGCCTGGCTGGCCCATCGACGTACCGAACCGCTGCCTGCACTGGGCATCGTGGCGGTCTACCTGCTGGCGATGGGTATTTTCAGCCATACACCGGGCTGGCTGCTGACAATCTTCTGGGTGCTCTGGCTGGCGGTCATGTTGCCACTGGCACTGCCGGATCTGCGACGCAGGTATTTCACGGCGCCGATGTTCGCCTGGTTCCAGAAAGTGTTGCCGCCCATGTCGGAGACCGAGCGCGATGCCATCGACGCCGGAACCGTCTGGTGGGACGGCGAACTGTTCAGTGGCCGTCCGGACTGGGACAAATTGCTGGCTTATCCCAAGGCTCGCCTGACCGAAGAAGAACAGGCCTTCATCGACGGCCCGACCGAAGAACTCTGCGCCATGGTCAGCGACTGGGAAATCGGCCAGGCCATGGACCTGCCGCCTGAAGCCTGGGCGCATATCAAGGAACATGGCTTCTTTGCACTGATTATCCCCAAGGAATACGGCGGCAAAGGCTTCTCGGCCTACGCCCACTCTCAGGTCGCCATGAAACTGGCCACTCGCAGTGGTGACCTGGCGTCCACGGTCATGGTCCCCAACTCCCTTGGCCCGGCTGAATTGCTGCTGCATTACGGCACCGACGAACAGCGCAATCATTACCTCCCGCGTCTGGCCCGTGGCGAGGATATCCCCTGCTTCGCCCTGACCGGCCCGCTGGCGGGCTCCGATGCTGGCGCGATGCCCGACACCGGCATCATCTGCAAAGGCCAGTGGCAAGGTGAAGAAGTCATAGGCCTGCGCCTGAACTGGGAAAAACGCTACATCACCCTCGGCCCGGTAGCGACCTTGCTGGGTCTGGCGTTCAAGGCCCATGACCCGGAACATCTGCTGGGCGACGAAGAGGACCTGGGCATCAGCCTGGCCCTGATTCCCACCGACACACCGGGCGTGGAAATCGGTCGACGCCACCTGCCGCTGGGCGCCGCCTTCATGAACGGCCCCAACTCCGGCAAGGACGTGTTCATTCCCCTGAGCTACCTGATCGGTGGTCAGGAAATGCTCGGTAAAGGCTGGATGATGCTGATGAACTGCCTTTCGGTGGGCCGTTCGATCTCGCTGCCGGCAGTGGGCACCGGTGCCGCCAAGTACACCAGTCTGGTGACCGGCCAGTACGCGCAGGTCCGCGAGCAGTTCAATGTTCCGCTGTCGGCCTTCGAGGGTATTCAGGAAGCGCTGGCACGTATCGGCGGCAATGCCTGGCTGATGGACAGCGCCAGGATCCTGACCGCCAATGCGGTGGACCTGGGGGAAAAGCCTTCGGTACTGTCAGCGATCCTCAAGTACCACCTGACCGAGCGCGGCCGCGAATGCATCAGCCACTCCATGGACGTCCATGGCGGCAAGGGCATCATCATGGGCCCGAACAACTACCTGGGTCGCAACTGGCAAGGCGCGCCGATCTTCATCACCGTGGAAGGCGCCAACATCCTTTCCCGCAACCTGATGATCTTCGGTCAGGGCGCGATTCGCTGCCATCCGTTCGTCCTCAAGGAAATGGCCCTGGCCGGACGCGAAGACAAGGACAACGCCCTGGCCGAGTTCGACACCCTGCTGCTCAAGCATATCGGCTTTGCGGTGAGCAACGCGGCCAGCACCCTGGTGCTCAATCTGGGCCTCGGCCATTTCGAGCGGGCACCGGGCGACAGCCTGAGCCAGGGTTATTTCCGCGCACTCAACCGTCAGGCCGCTGCCTTCGCCCTGCTGGCGGACTTGAGCATGATGCTGCTGGGCGGCGAGCTGAAACGCCGTGAACGTCTGTCGGCGCGATTGGGTGATGTGCTGAGCCATCTGTATCTGGGCTCGGCCGCACTCAAACGCTATTACGATCAGCATTCGCCCGAACACCTGCGCCCCCTGCTGCGCTGGGCCATGGAAGAAAGTCTGGGGCAATCCGAGCGGGCACTGGACGAGTTGCTGAGCAACTTCCCCAACCGCCTGCTGGGCGGTTTGTTGCGAGTGGTGGTCTTCCCGTTCGGCCGTCGCCACAAAGGCCCTTCGGACAAACTGGGTGCCGAAGTCGCGCAAGTGCTGGGCCGCGACAAGGGTGACGCTACGCTGGAAGAGCTTCTGGCCGGTTGCTATCGCCCACAGGCGGAAGGTGATCCGGTCGCAGCGCTGCAACAGGCCTGCGACTTGCTGAGCGAAGCCCAACCGCTGCACAAGAAACTGCAAAAGGCGGTCAAGGGTGGACAGGTCAAACCTGAGCCGGGCGAAAACATCATTGATGCCGCCCTGCGCCTTGGCGTCCTGATGCCCAGCGAAGCACAGAGCCTTAAGACGGCAGAAGCGGCACGCCGCAAGGTGATCGACGTGGATGATTTCGACAAGGAGCAACTGACGCTGGCGCCGGGCAAGACTCGATAA
- a CDS encoding PA2817 family protein — protein MADATLDHHLSLLTHLRSILVALGEADQVPEESHALFLERFDELITLLPQDPIESQYLGQDIICQVIQRYPQIAHLVPRDLLWFFAGDCLHFMPDDEIDLYQALEERRYEAEQNDEPFDWNQEKQLLAMSEQSSKH, from the coding sequence ATGGCCGACGCCACTCTCGACCACCATCTCAGCCTGCTGACGCACCTGCGCAGTATTCTGGTCGCGCTGGGCGAGGCCGACCAGGTTCCCGAGGAAAGCCATGCGCTGTTCCTGGAACGCTTCGACGAGTTGATCACGCTGCTTCCGCAAGACCCTATCGAAAGCCAGTATCTGGGTCAGGACATCATCTGCCAGGTCATCCAGCGCTACCCGCAAATTGCCCACCTGGTACCCCGCGACCTGCTCTGGTTCTTCGCGGGTGATTGCCTGCATTTCATGCCGGACGACGAAATCGACCTGTATCAGGCACTCGAAGAGCGCCGTTACGAAGCCGAACAGAATGACGAGCCTTTCGACTGGAACCAGGAAAAACAACTGCTGGCCATGTCGGAGCAAAGCAGCAAGCATTAA
- a CDS encoding FimV/HubP family polar landmark protein, whose protein sequence is MLKSSQAAFESAGGTQRKVATSVHKSLLAASLLVSSLCYSTLASALGLGDITLHSALNQPLDAEIALLETGGLGPEDVVAKLASAEAFAKADVERSFFLNDLRFTPVIRGNRGVIRVVSSKPVTEPYLNFMVQLARPNGDQLRTYTLLLDPATTPEGQAAIRSRKQERAAQPAPETRMPVAPPAAREGKRYTVAEGDTLNGIARQVQDPKGKVSASQLAEGIRALNPQTFASGANAALKVGQVLLLPDAAVLPTGAAAAPVAKTASTDTQAAEAQRTADQLAAAAIESQQLNRAVEDLKVTTQELQAQLAGKDKQITALRTELAQVQARPAANPAVAPAAPVPVAAQPVQSDSFISWPLLLGAVVIVLLLLAFAYSKRRHQARKKDLEPIVVPEEPLIKPAQSTILPVFEVPTIAEPQPVEAPAPVIKAPVSPRLAGAAPDALDGVSIYIAYGRFSEALGILRDALVKQPEREDIRIRMLELLAEQGDVAGFAKEEEAALRHGVDAEKIQEIHARYPQMKVSEPPAVTAAVIAAVAAPLILEKPSQPEAPAAQLDETTAAALNPEQIDEFQLNLDDLSMDANWDLVDPFDAPPTRSKAATPAEPAAPEVDPAFASNLTQLPEVFELPEDQFLSDYAEPEVIEPIEVIEPADSDALSDEFLDSFMDDDSEFDLLDLDEAPLTRINEAQVLIDEGDTEAAREILLQVIEESDEQHKQMARELLAGIS, encoded by the coding sequence ATGCTGAAGAGTTCTCAGGCTGCTTTCGAGAGTGCCGGTGGCACGCAGCGCAAGGTTGCAACCAGTGTTCACAAGAGCCTGCTGGCTGCCTCTCTGCTCGTGTCGTCGCTGTGTTATTCGACACTCGCTTCGGCGCTGGGGCTGGGCGATATCACTCTGCATTCGGCCTTGAACCAGCCGCTCGATGCCGAGATCGCGCTGCTGGAAACCGGTGGCCTGGGCCCTGAAGATGTCGTTGCCAAGCTGGCCTCGGCCGAAGCCTTCGCCAAGGCCGATGTCGAACGCTCGTTCTTCCTCAATGACCTGCGTTTTACCCCGGTCATTCGTGGTAATCGCGGCGTGATTCGCGTCGTATCCAGCAAGCCTGTCACCGAACCCTACCTGAACTTCATGGTGCAACTGGCCAGACCCAACGGCGATCAGTTGCGCACTTACACCTTGCTGCTCGACCCAGCCACTACGCCGGAAGGGCAGGCCGCGATCCGCAGCCGCAAACAGGAACGCGCCGCCCAGCCAGCGCCCGAGACGCGCATGCCGGTTGCACCACCGGCAGCCCGGGAAGGCAAGCGTTACACCGTGGCCGAAGGCGATACGCTCAATGGCATCGCCCGACAGGTTCAAGACCCTAAGGGCAAGGTGTCTGCCAGCCAGTTGGCCGAGGGGATCCGCGCACTCAATCCGCAGACCTTTGCCAGTGGCGCGAACGCTGCCTTGAAAGTCGGCCAAGTGTTGCTGCTACCGGATGCTGCGGTATTGCCGACTGGCGCCGCAGCCGCCCCGGTGGCAAAGACTGCATCGACCGACACCCAGGCCGCCGAAGCCCAGCGGACTGCCGATCAACTGGCTGCGGCTGCCATTGAGAGTCAGCAGTTGAACAGGGCCGTGGAAGACCTCAAGGTCACGACTCAGGAACTGCAAGCTCAGTTGGCGGGCAAGGACAAACAGATCACGGCCCTGCGCACCGAGCTGGCACAGGTCCAGGCAAGACCCGCGGCCAACCCGGCTGTTGCTCCGGCTGCGCCCGTACCTGTGGCAGCGCAACCCGTGCAGAGCGACTCCTTCATCAGTTGGCCCCTGTTGCTGGGGGCGGTCGTGATCGTTCTGCTTCTGCTGGCATTTGCCTATTCCAAACGTCGTCATCAGGCCAGGAAGAAAGACCTGGAGCCCATCGTGGTGCCGGAAGAGCCGCTGATCAAACCCGCCCAGTCGACCATCCTCCCGGTGTTCGAGGTGCCGACCATTGCCGAGCCGCAACCGGTTGAGGCTCCTGCGCCAGTGATCAAGGCACCTGTTTCGCCACGTCTGGCGGGTGCCGCCCCGGATGCGCTGGATGGTGTCAGCATTTATATCGCCTATGGACGGTTCAGCGAGGCATTGGGCATCCTGCGGGATGCGCTGGTCAAGCAGCCGGAGCGTGAAGATATCCGCATCAGAATGCTTGAGCTGCTGGCCGAGCAGGGCGATGTTGCCGGTTTTGCCAAGGAAGAAGAGGCTGCCCTGCGGCATGGTGTCGATGCCGAGAAAATCCAGGAAATTCATGCGCGTTATCCGCAGATGAAAGTCAGCGAGCCACCGGCTGTTACGGCAGCGGTCATAGCCGCCGTCGCTGCGCCCCTTATCCTTGAAAAACCGTCGCAGCCCGAGGCGCCCGCCGCCCAGCTCGACGAAACAACCGCCGCTGCGCTCAATCCCGAGCAGATCGATGAGTTTCAGTTGAACCTGGATGACCTGTCGATGGATGCCAACTGGGATCTGGTCGATCCTTTCGATGCTCCACCGACCCGCAGCAAAGCGGCCACGCCAGCAGAACCTGCCGCCCCGGAAGTGGACCCGGCCTTCGCCTCGAACCTCACCCAGTTACCCGAAGTGTTCGAGTTGCCTGAAGATCAGTTCCTCAGTGATTACGCCGAGCCTGAAGTCATCGAGCCGATTGAAGTCATCGAACCGGCCGACAGCGACGCCTTGAGCGACGAGTTTCTTGACAGCTTCATGGACGACGATTCGGAGTTCGACCTGCTGGATCTGGACGAAGCCCCCTTGACCCGCATCAACGAGGCCCAGGTGCTGATCGATGAGGGCGATACGGAGGCGGCGCGGGAGATATTGCTGCAGGTGATCGAAGAGTCCGACGAGCAGCACAAACAGATGGCGCGGGAGTTGTTGGCGGGGATCAGCTGA
- a CDS encoding MarR family transcriptional regulator — translation MPLTDEHRFGMQLAHLTRGWRAELDRRLADLGLSQARWLVLLHLARHEEPPTQRELAQSIGVEGPTLARLLDSLEAQQLVQRQAVLEDRRAKKIVLSDAARPLIEKIETIANALRIELFEGVSEEELRVCMSVHARILANLERS, via the coding sequence ATGCCGCTGACTGATGAACATCGTTTCGGGATGCAACTGGCGCACCTCACCCGAGGCTGGCGCGCCGAACTGGACCGCCGCCTTGCCGACCTGGGGCTGTCCCAGGCGCGCTGGCTGGTCCTGCTGCATCTGGCGCGTCACGAAGAGCCGCCGACCCAGCGCGAACTGGCCCAGAGCATCGGCGTCGAAGGCCCGACCCTGGCCCGTCTGCTCGACAGCCTTGAAGCTCAGCAACTGGTGCAGCGTCAGGCTGTTCTCGAAGACCGCCGCGCCAAGAAAATCGTCCTCAGTGATGCGGCACGTCCCCTGATCGAAAAGATCGAAACCATCGCCAATGCGTTGCGTATCGAGCTGTTCGAAGGGGTGAGCGAAGAAGAGCTGCGAGTGTGCATGAGCGTGCACGCACGGATTCTGGCCAATCTGGAAAGATCCTGA